The segment CGACCAACCTCACCACGGTGATGTTGGGCCTGGTCGACTCCGACAAGGACCGCTACCCGCAGCCGCGCACCGACGCGTCGATCACCGATCCGAACGACCCGAACGGCGCGGTGTCCTACAAGCGCCTGGGCAGCTCGATCGTGAACTGGGTGACCGGCAAGGACGCCTTCCGCGAGGACGGCAACGATCCCAACGCGGTGCGGCCGTTCGTGTTCGGCGACGTGTTCCACTCGAGCCCGGTCGTGGTGGGCCCGCCGCCCGGCACCATGCGCTTCGAGACCGGCTTCGGGCCAGTGACTGACCCGAACAGCTTCATGGGCAAGTTCGCCCACCGCGAACGCGTGCTCTACGTCGGTGCGAACGACGGCTTCCTGCACGGCTTCCGCGCAGGCACCTTCGTCGACCCCAGCGCCAGCGTCGTGGGCGACGAGTACTACACGCCGGGCACCGGTCACGAGGTCTTCGGCTACGTGCCGGGGTTCCTCCTGCCCAAGCTGAAGCTCCTGCCGCGCGACAACATCGCGAAGCAGTACTTCGTCGACGGCGAGCCGACCGCGGCCGACGCGTGGATCGACTACAACAGCGACAACGTGAAGGACCCGACCGACTGGACGACCGTGCTACTCACTCCGATGCGCGAAGGCGGCGCGGGCATCCTGGCCCTCGACGTCACTGACCCGAACGCGTCGAGTGGCAACCACGGTCCGTACCCGCGGCTCATGTGGGAGTTCACGAACGCGAGCCTCGGCCAGACCTGGTCGCGCCCGATCGTCACGCGCGTGCGCGTGAAGGCGGCGGCCGGCACGGGCGACCACTGCGGCGTCGGCTACGACTGCATCGAGCAGTGGGTGGCGATCTTCGCCGCGGGCTACACCAACGAAGGCAACCCGAACATGGGCGTCTACGTGAGTGACCCGAACTCGCCGAGCTATGCGGCGGGCAAGGGCATCTTCATCGTGCGCCTGAAGGACGGCTCGGTCCTGGCGCAGCTCAAGCCCACGGCCACGGGCACGCTGTCCAACATGAAGTACGCGATGGCGGCAGAGCCCTCGGTGCTCGACCTCGACGAGGATGGATTCGCCGACGTGATCTACGAAGGCGACCTCGGCGGCCAGCTGTGGAAGTGGGACATCTCCGCGGTCGGCGTGCTGACCGGCGGCGTGGTGCCCACGACCGTGTGGCCCGCGGGCATCCTGTTCCAGGCTCCCGTGGCGACGGTCGCCGCGGGCGTGAAGCACTACCACAGCATCTTCACAGGTGCGGGTGCTGCGATCATGAAGGTGAAGGGTCAGGACGTGCTGACGCTGACGTTTGCGAGCGGCGAGCGCGCCGATCTCGGCTATGCCGGTGTGGCCGCGAGCGACCCGAACGCGATCACGGGCCAGTACGACGACAACAACCGGTTCTGGGTGGTCCAGGACACGACGCCGACCGGCGCGGGTGCGTTCCCGTCGAACCTGCCCATCTACGAGACCGCGTCGAGCCCGCACGACGGACTCACTGACATCACTTACACGGATCGCGACGACAACCCGGACGACAAGGGCTACTTCTTCCGGATCCCGAACGGTGAGAAGTTCATGACCGACATGATCATCTTCGAGGGCGTCGTGCTGACCCTCTCGTACCTGCCGGATGCCGCGGGCGCCGGTGCGGACGGGAGCTGCGCGCTCGGTGGTGACACGCTCGAGTACGCCTGGACGCTGGCCAATGGCGTGGGCGTGCTCACCGGCACCAACGGCTCGAGCGGCTCGGGTGGAAGCGTGACGACGGTGCGCAGTCAGCCGCTGGGCAACGGCGCGCCGACCAACCCGCGAATCACGGTCTCGAAGGGCTCCGACGGCACCGTGGTGATGAACTCGACGGCGCAGACCTCGATGGGTGAGGTCCAGCACCTGGGCGGTCTGCCGACCGTCGACCCGGTGAAGCCAGTCTTCTGGCGACAGGAGTTCTGAGCAAGTCACACACTCTCTGCTGAGAGAGAGCCCGGAGTCGGAAACGGCTCCGGGCTCTTGTGTTTCATGGGCTACGCTCGCCTGCGGCGAGCGAAGTCAATCAGGGGCGAGGCGAAGGCCGCCCTGAGCCTCGCGCGCAAGGTCCGAAGGACCGCGCAGTGAGCCGCAGGCGAACGAAGTCAATCAGTCGGGGTCTGGCTTTTCCAGCTGCTCGACGGCCCAGCGGAAGAAGTCGACGAACTCGCGGGGCGGCTCGTGGAGCTGCACGCCGAACGAGGGCGCGGGGTCGGACGTGGTCCAGCGCACCTCGCCGCGCAGGTTGATCGACTCGCCCGACTCCGGGTTCTCGAAGGCGAGTGAGATCGGGCACTCGGGGCGCGGCAGGTCGCTCGAGCGCACCAGCAGGCCGGCTCGGGACACGTTCTTCAGGTGACCGACGCCCTCGGCGCCCTCGGCCATGAAGCGGATCGGGATCCGGGAAGTCAGGACTCGGCGGCGCGCGCGCGCAGAAGCGTTCACGCCGGTAGAATCGGAGCTTGCCCGAGCGGCCTTGAGGCACTCCCGGGCGCAGCAGGCGAGGAAGTCATGCGGATCCGCGACCGATTCGGGCGAGGCCGGGCGATCGTCTCGTTCGAGTTCTTCCCGCCCAAGACCGAGGCGGGCTTCGAGTCGCTGTTCCGTGCCATCGCCGAGCTGAAGGAGCTGTCGCCGGCGTACGTGTCAGTCACCTGGGGCGCCGCCGGCTCCACGCGGCGCAAGACCGTCGAGCTCACGGCGCGCATCCAGGACGAGATCGGAATCACGGCCATGTCGCACCTGACGTGCGTGGGCTCGAGCGCCGACGAGCTCACGGCCACGCTCGGCCAGCTGCGAGCGCTCGGCATCGAGAACGTGCTCGCGCTGGGCGGCGATCCGCCGGAGCACTACGCGCCGCCGCCCGGCGCGCTGTGCTACGCGAACGAGCTCGTGGCGCTGATCCGCGGCGGCTTCGACTTCTGCGTGGGCGCCGCCTGCTACCCCGAGACGCATCCGCGCGCACCGAGCGCGGAGAGCGACCTGGCGATGCTGGTACAGAAGGTCGCTGCCGGCGTCGACTTCCTGATCACGCAGCTGTTCTTCGACAACGCCGACTACTTCGCGTTCGTGGCGCGCGCGCGCGCCGCGGGAATCACCGCCCCGATCGTGCCCGGCATCATGCCGATCGTGAGCAGCGCGTCGATCCGGCGCATGACCGCGCTGTGCGGCGCGCGCCTTCCCCCCGAGCTCGACCGCGCGCTCGAGCGCGCCGGCGACGACGACGAGCGCACGCAGGCAGTCGGCATCGAGTGGGCGACCGAGCAGTGCCGCGAGTTACTCGCGCGCGGCGCGCCTGGCCTGCACTTCTACACGCTGAACCGCTCGCCGGCGACGCGGCGCATCCACGAGCAGCTGGGGCTCTCGAGCTGACCTACTGCGAGAATGCGCGGCGCTTGAGCTCGCGCACGTAGGCCGAGAGCTGCGGGTCGGCGGCGATCGCCTCGGAGACCTCCTGGTCGAAGGTCGCCGCGGCGGTCTCGAGCGCGGCCTTGTCGATCGGGAAGCCCGTCGCCGCTTCGACGCGCTGCAAGAGCGCGAGCGCGGCGCGCGAGTTCGGCGATGCCTGCACGTAGTGCGGCAGGCGCGCCCAGAGCGAGAGCGTGGGCGTGCCCTCGCGCGCGAGCAGCTCGCCCAGCACGCCGACGATGCCGGTCGGGCCCTCGTAGCGCGACGCCGAGAGACCGAGCTTCTGCGAGAGCTCGGCGTCGGTGCTCGAGCCCACGACCTGGATCGGCTGTGAGTAGATGACTTCGTCGAGAAACGCGCCGAGCAGGATCACGAGCCGCGCGTCGACGCGGCGCACGAGCTCCGCGATCTCGGCGCAGAACGCGCGCCAGCGCAGGTGCGGCTCGACGCCCAGCCCCACCACCAGGTCGAACTCGTGTGTCTCGCTGCGGATCGCGAAGAACTCGTGATCGGGCCAGCGGATCTCGCGCCGTCCTCCTTCGCGCGGGCGCACGTGCGGGCGCACGACGGTGAAGTCGAGGAACTCCTCGGTGTCGAGCGAGGCCAGCGGACTCGCGCTGAAGGTCTGCAACAGGTGTGCGAGCGCCGTGGTCGCGGCCTCGCCACCGTCGTTCCAGCCGGCGTACGCGAGGATCACGATCGGCGTCCGCAGATCGGTCGCAGCGTCGAAGCGCAGGGCCCGGCTGCGCGGCCCGGATGCGTCACTCACGCTGCAGAGGCTCGCACACGAAGCGCGCGCGCGCGAGCTTAGTGGCCCTCGCCTCCGTCGCTGCCGAGCGCGAGCGGATTGCCCGTCGCGAGCAAGAGCTCGCCGGAGCGGTACAGGTGCACGCAGTTGCGCCCGGCGTCCTTCGACGCGTAGAGCGCCAGGTCCGATGCCTTGAGCAGCGCTTCCGGAGTCAGCTCCGCGGCCAGGTCCTCGGTGCACGCGACGCCGAAGCTCGCGGTCACGCTCACGACCTCGGTGCGCGCCTCGAAGTGGCGGCTCTCCGCCGACGAGCGCAGGCGCTCCGACACGTACATCGCCGAGCGCAGGTTCGTGTCGGTGAGCAGGATCGCGAACTCCTCGCCGCCGTAGCGCGCCACGATGTCGGAGCGGCGCGCGTAGGCGCGCAGGCCCTCGGCGATGCCCTGCAGCACGATGTCGCCGAACAGGTGCCCGTAGTCGT is part of the Myxococcota bacterium genome and harbors:
- a CDS encoding PilC/PilY family type IV pilus protein, producing the protein MASKRLVRILSLFAALALAREVRAQAGDLDILSRTVPPIVMLQFDTSGSMKNIILPDAYLTARGANYPTTITWWNKANDVTNFPASFLASSSTYYCGTTSGCTTTYATKLYTGSAEDFRPTCQIFAATADVNANKSVCVPQTNPTAAGCNNNGTNIPNDDQDDSNPQGGSATIKCWNMPLGCTNVPAGWTCSTTTRARKKTSTTTVSQPYTVITAPDVSFTSTTDYPPNYLWWIVQQIYLGHTPVPFIAEDRNGAGKDAITQLVNNVNIDGQPDRVKFGLSRYDSGSNGGYTVVVPDLNNKATLLSTLASLPASGGTPLSETLVDTARYLAGADKLGKYPQYNRSLTGATVAASSAPQSPVTSSCEKLFIVAITDGLPTSDNNDHYTHSAPNGGDSFAQTFPSPYTSDGSYLDDVAKKLYATDLRTTLSGNQNVITYTVGFTVASTILQNAATQGHGLYFQSNNANDLADSLTGAITDIIARNTTLTSATVPATRSAFGNGFYTAYFVPSGHKPVWPGHLEAYTLSADLQVLDDNNNPAIDPVTNLFFEPRHPHWDAANTMIQDYNSRTLYTTKGTTRIPFTDANLVDPNQVTASATNLTTVMLGLVDSDKDRYPQPRTDASITDPNDPNGAVSYKRLGSSIVNWVTGKDAFREDGNDPNAVRPFVFGDVFHSSPVVVGPPPGTMRFETGFGPVTDPNSFMGKFAHRERVLYVGANDGFLHGFRAGTFVDPSASVVGDEYYTPGTGHEVFGYVPGFLLPKLKLLPRDNIAKQYFVDGEPTAADAWIDYNSDNVKDPTDWTTVLLTPMREGGAGILALDVTDPNASSGNHGPYPRLMWEFTNASLGQTWSRPIVTRVRVKAAAGTGDHCGVGYDCIEQWVAIFAAGYTNEGNPNMGVYVSDPNSPSYAAGKGIFIVRLKDGSVLAQLKPTATGTLSNMKYAMAAEPSVLDLDEDGFADVIYEGDLGGQLWKWDISAVGVLTGGVVPTTVWPAGILFQAPVATVAAGVKHYHSIFTGAGAAIMKVKGQDVLTLTFASGERADLGYAGVAASDPNAITGQYDDNNRFWVVQDTTPTGAGAFPSNLPIYETASSPHDGLTDITYTDRDDNPDDKGYFFRIPNGEKFMTDMIIFEGVVLTLSYLPDAAGAGADGSCALGGDTLEYAWTLANGVGVLTGTNGSSGSGGSVTTVRSQPLGNGAPTNPRITVSKGSDGTVVMNSTAQTSMGEVQHLGGLPTVDPVKPVFWRQEF
- a CDS encoding PilZ domain-containing protein — its product is MNASARARRRVLTSRIPIRFMAEGAEGVGHLKNVSRAGLLVRSSDLPRPECPISLAFENPESGESINLRGEVRWTTSDPAPSFGVQLHEPPREFVDFFRWAVEQLEKPDPD
- the metF gene encoding methylenetetrahydrofolate reductase [NAD(P)H], with translation MRIRDRFGRGRAIVSFEFFPPKTEAGFESLFRAIAELKELSPAYVSVTWGAAGSTRRKTVELTARIQDEIGITAMSHLTCVGSSADELTATLGQLRALGIENVLALGGDPPEHYAPPPGALCYANELVALIRGGFDFCVGAACYPETHPRAPSAESDLAMLVQKVAAGVDFLITQLFFDNADYFAFVARARAAGITAPIVPGIMPIVSSASIRRMTALCGARLPPELDRALERAGDDDERTQAVGIEWATEQCRELLARGAPGLHFYTLNRSPATRRIHEQLGLSS
- a CDS encoding PAC2 family protein yields the protein MSDASGPRSRALRFDAATDLRTPIVILAYAGWNDGGEAATTALAHLLQTFSASPLASLDTEEFLDFTVVRPHVRPREGGRREIRWPDHEFFAIRSETHEFDLVVGLGVEPHLRWRAFCAEIAELVRRVDARLVILLGAFLDEVIYSQPIQVVGSSTDAELSQKLGLSASRYEGPTGIVGVLGELLAREGTPTLSLWARLPHYVQASPNSRAALALLQRVEAATGFPIDKAALETAAATFDQEVSEAIAADPQLSAYVRELKRRAFSQ